The Syngnathus acus chromosome 12, fSynAcu1.2, whole genome shotgun sequence genome contains the following window.
TCCACATCTACTGCCTCAACCCGCCGCTGGCCACTATCCCCGATGACGAGGACTGGTGAGTCTTCTCATCCGCTCTTTTGATAGACGTCtgtcccaaaaataaaataatgctgtGATCTAATCCCATGTGCTGTCTGAAAAGCAGGAAGATCACCACCCCCCGACCCCGCCTTCCATGTTTCTATTTATAGCTGTTTTGTAAGCGCTACAAGATGACATCATCGTGTAACCTCCCTTGTTTTGCCGCCAGGTACTGTCCCACCTGTAAGAATGACACAAGCGAAGTGGTCAAGGCCGGGGAAAAGCTCAAGGCCAGCAAGAAGAGAGCCAAAATGCCATCAGCCACAACCGAGAGTCAACGAGACTGGGGCAAGGTAAGTGGAAAATGGAAAGGGGGCAAATTGCAGCCACAATCgatggtgttaaaaaaaaaagacggtaCTATTTTTGGGCgagttaatttttttcatttcacctTCTACGGTAATGAGTTAAATGGTGCTTAGCGTGACCGAGACACTTTCCTGGACATGTCATGGGGAAAATAcctcctttctttcttctttggaACATTCCGTCTGTGGGCTAATTCAAAACAGCTCAGCTTATGAGTGTTACGTGGGCGCATTTAGCAGCCATGACTTCATACCGAGCATTGTCCCGAATTCTCGCTTCgatataaatacacacacagttaAGTCGGGATTGAAAGTGGATGAAGAgatgtgtcccaatacttttgtccaggTCATTTTAATTGCGCTTATGCTGTTCTCTTCAGGGCATGGCCTGCGTGGGACGTACCAAGGAGTGCACCATCGTTCCCTCCAACCACTACGGACCCATTCCCGGCGTTCCCGTCGGAACCACGTGGAAATTCCGAGTTCAGGTTGGCTGCCGTATGGTTGCCGGGCGGAAACCATGGGGGGCacgtttcattttctttgtacTCTCAGGTGAGCGAGGCAGGCGTTCACAGGCCGCACGTCGGCGGCATTCACGGTCGCAGTAATGACGGCTCCTACTCGCTGGTGCTGGCGGGGGGCTTCGAGGATGAAGTGGTGAGGTCGTGTGTTTAACGCTGATTGAATTGCGGATGCCAatcaatgcccccccccctcccctttgggAGCAAAATAAATCTGACTCGTGTCACTTGGACCTGCTTTAGGACCGGGGGGATGAATTCACATACACGGGCAGCGGAGGTCGTGACCTCTCAGGAAACAAACGCATTGGAGAGCACTCGTTTGACCAGACGTTGACCCACATGAACAGGTCAGGTTTCCCGTTCATAGCTCTGAATCTTTGCACATCTCTCCCAAGTCAGTTTATATCATAAAGATTTGATGTATATGCAGAGCTTTGGCGCTGAACTGCGATGCCCCGCTCAACGACAAAGACGGAGCCGAGTCCCGGAACTGGCGGGCCGGGAAGCCGGTGAGAGTGGTGCGCAGCTCCAAAGGTCGCCGCATCAGCAAATATGCCCCCGAGGAGGGAAACCGCTACGACGGCATCTACAAGGTCAAGGAAGTagacactttttgttttcacggATCACGTGTTAGATGCTGTTGGATTTTGGTTTTAGGTGGTGAAATATTGGCCGGAAATCGGCAAGTGCGGCTACTTGGTGTGGAGGTACCTGCTCAGACGGGACGATCTGGAACCAGCACCCTGGACCCCAGAAGGACTGGAGAGGATCAAGAAATTGGGTCTAATGATCCAGGTTAGACCCGCCAGTCCAcctgaaaaatatttctacCTAGTTACCAtggccatgtgtgtgtgtacagtacCCGCCAGGCTACCAGGCGGTCATGGCGAATAAGTCAAAGAAGGAGGCCGTCGCGCGGCCCGGTCGCGGCGGGCGGAGTAAGCACCACTCCGGGCGGGGGCGAGgtagggggagggggaggggtcggCCGCGGAAGGAACATAAGATGGAGAAGGCGGCGGAAGAGGAGGACGAAGCGTACGAGCATCTGATGGCCGCCGTggaagaggacgaggaggaggcgcCGCAGAGTAACGGCAATCAGAAAACCAGCAAGGACTCTGGTGGGTGGCGTTGTCGTCATGgaagattttatttcttttttaaattgatcagagtatttttatttactgagctgcagttatttgtttttgatgcCATTATTTGAGGATGCCATAGATTAttgctgccctctgctggtgtGACTTTAGAACAGAGAAATTGACATTACGTTTGttattgactttttatttgtattttttttccccgctcGTCCAGATTGGTCACCAGCGTCTGAGCCTCCCTTAAAGCGCGTGAAGGTGGAGGAGGCGTTCGTTCTGtcggagcagcagcagcagttgaTCGGAGAGGACACGGCCAACAAGAAGCTGTGGGACGAGGCCCTGGGACACCTTGCAGAGGGACCAGTAAGTTCTTTCTTGATCAGAATAGCATACGCAATTTGGGTTGTTATCtctacccccccccaaaatgaaaCTAATGTTTCTTGATGTGCTTTTGGAGAACTTCCTGCGCAAGATGGAACAAATCTTCATGTGCGTTTGCTGCCAGGAGCTGGCCTTCCAGCCCGTCACCACCGTCTGCTCGCACAACGTTTGCAAGGTAAAACAGTGAAGAGCTGTCCAAAATATTTAGATTGGACCAATCGCATTCAATCTCTTGCGCCCTAGGGTAAACCCAAATTAATTCCATTATTATTAACTCTTACCAgttttgttccatttttttattgcaatgaattttattttaaatgcttttttacaaatgatgctctttttttttattttaattttgagttttcattaattttattgtaaacactttttacaaattttaaaatctgAGTCGAATACATGAACATACCTTTTTATCTATTTCTCCAGAATGATATAATATTCCTACAGTCATTTGTGTATGAGAAGCCTTTTTGTTCCGTGTGCTTAGACGTGCCTCCAGCGCTCGTTCCGGGCCGAGGTGTACACTTGCCCCGCCTGCCGACACGACCTGGGCAAGGACTACGTCATGGCACAAAACAAGACTCTACAGGTTCTGCTGGACCAGTTCTTTCCCGGCTACACAAAGGGCCGATGAGATTCCGGTCACTGTAAACCAGAAGgcgtgtatacacacacaaacatacatactacatacacacacacacacacctacatcCAGTAAACTGTTGAGAGCTCCACTTTAAAGATGCATTGCACTTCTTTCTCCCAATGGGCAAATGTATAGTGCGTCACACAGCCATTTCATGTATACAATCATTGAGCACACAAAGCACCTCAGTAGGTTCCGACCTCATCCGTTTTCTCCATAAACCTCACCAGCCTGAGATTTTACACCAAGGACTTGAacgcacgtacgcacacaaTCGCAAGcccacccacacacgcacacaaacacacacacacacacttagatACTCTACAACTATACTACAATAATACTCGACTGCAGAGTATGTGGGATTTTTTGGGAGGGAGGTGTTCAGTCGAGCGAAGGccactatttgaggaaatTTGGTTCGTGTCTTATGCCTGCCAACCTGCATTTATGTGTACCATCCATGGAGCGCCCACGCACTTTGACCATAAGTGACACAGCTCAGATAACGGAACCCTTTGATATTGATGTGTCTTTGACGATACCCCCATTTGACACATCTTGATGTATTTTTGACTAGACACCCAATTAATGTGTATTTCAAGggtgtcatcatttttttctctgtgtgcCTGGGTCGACATTTGTTTGTAGACGCACCCAATTGATCTTGGCTGTTATGCCCAACTGTTTTGTAGGGTGTCTTTGATGACAACCTTCCTGTGTCTTTGACAATATTCACTTCTCTTGCATCTTAAATGATGCAGACTGAACATCTTTGATGATATGCCCAATTGATGTATCTTGTGTGATACGCCCGGTTGACATATTTGATGTGTCTTTGACGACACACCCCATTTGATGGGTCTACCCTCGTTGACCTTGATTTAAATTTTTCGGTAAACCCCCCCCAACTAACTATAATGCATTTAGTATATAATATTAGTGACCCCCTAAAGAGATAAGCATTTATATACAAGAAAAATGTTGAGGAAGCACTTGTTTGTCGCGTCACGCTAACTGCGTCATGCTAGCTGCTAATAAGCTTGCATACGTCCCTTTTCGTAAAAACATCAACATGGTGCAACGAAGGCCGTTCAGCAGGGGCTTATAAACATTTCACGGAGATGAGTAGCAGTCCTCCTGGATAGCCAAACTGCCTTGAATTATAACTCAAGGCCACttttgttgctaggcaacccAGATAAAGCAGGCACAGTGGAGGCTTATGGTATCACTGCATTTGAGGAAatgtcaatttattttgacagacgacaatttgtttttgcactgCTAAAATGGCAACTTGTCTTTTACTGTATGCCACAATCGACTggaaatattgcattttttttccctctccaaAAGTTGACTTTTCAAATAGTTTCCAGTTTCCTTCCTGGTGTGGTGCATTCAAATGTTGACGGTTGGCAGAGTTTCAAACGTTCACCTCCTTACTGATCACGTGACACCTTTTCTAGtcatgcaatattttttttccccccctggtGGGCTTGTCACGTATGTGCTGACGTCGTCCTCGCTTCTGTTCATTcaggtttttgtttgttgttgttgtcgtttttTCATAACATGCAATTCTAAATGGTCTTTTTAAGGCGAACTGTGATGTGCATTAATGATTCGTTTTGTTTGTGGCAAACTAAATAGCGCTCCTTCCTGCAGTGACTTCCTTCCTCCGTATGTGAACCTACAGTGCTAAAAAACCCTTTTTAGACGTCTTGTTGACGCTTGGCTTCAGTGCTGTGTcgtttctttctctttttaatgACTATTGCACTCTACTGAAGAATCAagtcacttttcttttctgtaaGTCTTCAACAATATCTGATCTTTCTCTCCATAGGTTTTTAGTTGCGTTCCCTCCAACTTAATCTTTCTTTTGCTGAGCGCATTCGCCTGTTTGACGAGGGGTTCCATTGTTTCTTGTTTTATACATGTCATAATACTTATGTACCTATTAAATATTTGGATTCGAGAAAGCATTCGTTCTTTGATAAGAGGATTAGCAGACtatatgtgtatgtaatatttattttacaattaaaTACTGATccaattataataattataaactTCAAGCAACTAATACACAAATATTGATAAATGCTCGGTGGGCCAGAAGTGTTCCATCAATACTTAAATGTGAGGTCTAAATGAAAAGCAGTCACTCAAATGAACCAATGGAATAGATTTGgggattttgttttattataagaGAAGTACAATAGGTACAGTTGCACTGTTTGCCAGGTGAACATTTAACAAAACAGGAATGCAGATGCAAAGTCAGTCAAATCATAACATCACAGCTTTTTGTGCCCCTCATACCATCCGCAAatcaaaatatgaatatacTGTAATGAGATTTACATCAGAACaaagcataaaataaaataaggccCTTTAAGTAATCAGCTTTACGTGCTCAAAATGCCTTCACTGAAATGGTGTGGCTATTAAGTACCAATAAATggggttttaaacaaatagaTATTAGTGTGACACCAATGGTCCCCCTGAAAAGATTCAAACACGACAGCCATTTAATCGCCCCAGTACcagagtgtaaaaaaaaaaaaaagacctttgTTTGTTGTACATTCAAACAACTAAACGACTCCTTGGGTAAACAAAGCAGAGCTATAATCACATCTAACAACACTAAGCAAGCCAAAGGCAAACCTCTTTCACTCTTATCCAAACTTGATGCTCAAAGGGGAACTTGAGAGttttacaaacacaaaacgAAGGAGGAAAAGAGCCAGAATGGTGAGGGGAGTCTACTCCTCATCAGAAGAGTCCCTGTCGAAATTGTAGGCCATGAAGAGAACGTCGGGTCGAGGCGGGACGAGGGCGTGGCCCGGTTTCACTAGCTCAAAGCCCAGGAAACTGAACGTACGCACCAGCTTGgctacaaaagaaacaaataggGAAATAAGATTCTTgcggtgggggaaaaaaaaaaaaaagttcagtttGATGCCTGTTGTGTATACATACCACGATCATCCCTGTTCTTGTAGAAGCAGACAAACACGCTGGCCACTTTCAGATGTTCTTCAGCGTATTCTAGCAGAGCTGCAAAGCTGCACGCAGAATAaaattgtaacaaaaaaagaatattaaaAGGAGATTGGCGCTATAGAAATGGGCTGGAAGGCTCACCTCTCTTTGCTGCCTTCAGGCAGCGGTTCAAGAGGTATCTCCACGAAGAGAGCGCTGCTGCTCACGACAGCGTCCCATTGAACCGCCTTAGTGACGGTGAGATGACTTTGGAAGTGGAGTATCCTAGGGCAACCGCTGCTCGCCGGCTCCTCACTAACGGTCAACTTCAGGTCCTGGTGGGAAGGAGgacaagtgggggggggggttaaatcCTTCTACGTCATCTTTTGATAAGACAGGCAGACTTACTGAGTGGAGCAACCGAGCTGCAGGAGCGTGATCCCGTGTACCATTCCCTCGCCCACCTGGGATCTTCAGGGGTGGGAGAGGGGCATCAGGAGCACCACAGAGGCCCTGGGCCGCGGGTACTACTACAACAGTGCATGGACAGACTAGAAGGCAGGAACAGAGAATCAGGATTAGCATTGGAACCAAAATGGAAAtctttaaataattaaataaaaaatccctGGGATTTAGCATCGACTGCTGTAATCACGTGAGGAAAAACCTGTCACTTGCGGCCATATATTTAGTGTGATGCTACATGCTAAGCGGTGTTACGTCATTACGCACTGTGACGCTAGGTGTACGCTGGTGGGACCCATGAGACGTCATTACGTGATAAGATGTTAGCTTGTAACCGTGTGTTACATAACAGTTGCAACCTGACACCACTCACGAGACAGACGGAACATTTTACTGCTTtcataaaaatcataaaaatgataatgacATGTTATTGACCCAGGGTCATTGAGTTGCCTATTATTACACGTGTAGTGACGCAATTATGCCAAACGAGGAAGTAGCTTGAAACGCACGTATCACTCTCTGGCAGGATACTAGTGACTTGTTATACTTGAATGTCATGAAACGCCACATTGAAGAAGCAGAATTTCATAATCGACACCAATTTGACTATTCTAATAACTAGCTTTACCTGCTGGTCGGTGACGCTAAGTAGCCGACTAACATGAGCTGTTtacgcatactgtcatggcgaaTTAACGAATGCTAGGCCAAAAATCGCCAATTTAACATGTCACTTTGTTAACACGGTCTGATCTTCAAATAGAAATACAATTAAGTTAGGAAATACTGGAACTATTCCGTATTGTAattaagattttattttcaaatgagtgGATTCTCACCACCCCTCCCCCACACAGCGATTAGCATCGCTAGCTTTCTTGCTTACTTACTTTGCAATCATATCACAAATACCGCTACTCAAATCCGCCATGGTAGTGAGAGGCTGtgtttttccttccttttcgCGAGCAAAGCAATGACTGTTTAGGATCCGCTGGAGGTTGGATTTTACCATCCGGCCTCGGGTAGAGACACGACGGGCCAACTACTGATCTCTCCCCCGCTATGCTCTGTTGATGAGTGACGGAGCAAGTTGAAGGCAGCTTGTTTGAGCGACGATAAGTCAAGGTACCCAGTGAACGTTGACACACTTCCGTTTGAAGCTCGGCGACGTCAAAATTAAGTGACCTCGACCTATTAATACGGCTGAAATGGATATCTGTGCCGCTGCCCAAACCTCAGACAATCATTTAAAAGCGTTTCTCCGATTATTATGTTTGTTGTGACAAGGACATTATGCCATTTTACTAATATAAggcttttattgttttaagaAAAAGAGGATTCAGATGACGTCACCTCGTGGTGTATCTGCATCACCCTCCGTTGCCCAAAACGTCAAATGCTAACGTTGCTAATATGTGCGTGGGCAATTTATCCCACGAATGAAAGACCATCTTTTTGACAGATAATAGAGTCACAAAAACGAATATCATTATTTATGTTAAGTTTGTGACAAGGTCCTATCGCGTACAATTTCGTTCGGGAAACATCGTAGAACGCCATTGACACTGAGCCGTAAGCTAAATGCTAGGCTACGTTAAATGGAAAAGTACTAGGGTCGAAAACAAAAGCGGAAGATGGGCCAATTAGCCTCCATCCAGTTTATGTAAATCATTGCTGTTAGCGGTGTAAATCAAATATAACAACTTCAGCTCGAAGGACTGCAcaattgtgaaaataaaatgaggttAAAACATTTCCATAACTATAGGCATTAATAGGCCTTTGCACAAGTACAGTTGTGACTAACCATTGGAAATGTCTTTGATTATTACATGATCATTTACTCTGTATTTCAAGTTTCTATGTGTAACAATTAAATATATCAAAACATGTTTAATAGACTACACGCTGTGGGAtagttattttttatatattgcaCATTACATAATCTAAACAGCTGTCAAAGTATCTAATGTTTATTCTATATGCGAATAGTATTCTCATCATTTAGGTCACATTTAAATACCTTATCCCCTCTCCAAACATCATGTTAATATTATTGgacaaatattaaatgaaaacatgaatAGAAATACTCAACAGATTTATTCAAGTCCAAAACATGTAGGCCCACACAAGAGTACACATAAAATGAACAGAGGAGTCTTGCCTAACATTTAAAGAGAATGTTAAATGTTGCTGCTTTATCCCCAGAAGTCACATAATGAACAAGTCAAGTACCAATAACTcaatggtatttttttttttttaaatatatgcaATTTTTGTGATGCGTCAATAAAACTATATTTCCTTGTATTTATCCAGGGAGCAAGGGAACTAAATTAACTTTACATAACGGTAACACTAATAATGGGGCTTAATTCTCAGCCcctcaaatgtatttatttagttatttgtttgtttgtatttcctGTAAatcatataatttataattgcTATTTTTGTGACGGGTCCGCCCACAGGACACTTGTCCCTCCTCGCTTTCTGTCATCGTGGAAGCAAGGAGAAAATCTGAtaaaaaagaagagcaaaaCGTAATTTTGTCACTGTATGTATACATGTAAACGTAGTTACACGAGTAATAAAATGTCAGTACAGTATTGTAATCAGTTATTAGCTTTGactcgtttttgtttgtttttatggtgACAGATCACGTCGGCCCGCCCCATACGCAGCTTGTCCCTCCTCGCTTCCCGTCCGCTATCCCGGAaggtggaagaaaaaagaaaggcagCGACGCCTGAGAGCGACGCTTGCTGCTGATGCGCCGCTGCCTCTTACAATGGAGAGCGACACTGCCGTCCGGAGAATAAAGCCACCATTCGGGACGCACAGTTATGTAGCGCCGGGCCACGGGACCTCCGGGGAGGACAACAACGGTTGGAGTGAGCCGAAGAGGAAGCCCGACGTGAGCTTGTACCTGCTCCGAGAGGGTCTGGCAACTTCCCTGGTGTGcgtgtttattttccttctgTGGGGACTCGTTCAGTTGTCCCTCCAGCAGCTCGTCATCGGGAAGCCAAGTGGGGATTTCAACGCGGAGAGAGCCAGGTGAGTTGCGGCCAAGCAGCTGGTGGCTAACGGTCTGGCTAACCTTTCCTCCAGTCTAACCCGCATTAAAAAACCGCCTGCAAAGTATCGTGACATGCaggtattttttattcaacgaACAACACTCAAACGTGGGTGGATAAAACTTTGTTTTAAACCATTGCAAAGTTCATGGTTGTGTTCAACCATTGCAAAGTTCATGGACATCAAGAACATGTTCCCAATTCTCAGACAGCTATTTTGATTGAAGCCttgcaagtgtacctaaatGTATTCTTTGCTAGTAATAGTAACTGattcccttttcttttttttttacaccccaGCACGACTTTCTTGATttttcacaaataaacacgtaaTTTGGTGGGTAATGTAGTGCACAAAATGTACTAATCTTTCCTTATGCCATGTATGTAGAAATTATTTTAGAGAAA
Protein-coding sequences here:
- the oaz1b gene encoding LOW QUALITY PROTEIN: ornithine decarboxylase antizyme 1b (The sequence of the model RefSeq protein was modified relative to this genomic sequence to represent the inferred CDS: deleted 1 base in 1 codon); this translates as MVKSNLQRILNSHCFAREKEGKTQPLTTMADLSSGICDMIANLSMHCCSSTRGPGPLWCSDAPLPPLKIPGGRGNGTRDHAPAARLLHSDLKLTVSEEPASSGCPRILHFQSHLTVTKAVQWDAVVSSSALFVEIPLEPLPEGSKESFAALLEYAEEHLKVASVFVCFYKNRDDRAKLVRTFSFLGFELVKPGHALVPPRPDVLFMAYNFDRDSSDEE
- the LOC119131505 gene encoding E3 ubiquitin-protein ligase UHRF2-like; this encodes MWIQVRTIDGKETRTVDDLSRLTKIETLRVKIRDIFNVSPQQQRLFYRGKQMEDGQTLFDYNVGLNDIVQLLIRSQTDPPDSPLAKDPPSVACTSTPAPASAVPRAESPDRPAPVSPAAMETSPDKDNDRSDTAETADESKPDAIAPNNSASTKNGIKPSSPPRDTQPPTSSKNALVDPGIGKYKINELVDCRDVTVGAWFEACVENVTRAPKGPIKNKVGRPPKRTNGKLEGEQGQQPLGPGQSTDTVRNNALNSESNGASTSQTDSAEEDVVYHIKYEDYPENGLVEMRAVNIRPRARTLLRWDQLMVGMHVFVNYNMETPEERGFWFDAEIQTLNQASRTNKELRVKILLGGPGDVIGDCKIHFLDEIYQLEKPGASALSAADGQFKRKSGPECKHCKADPDAECRFCSCCVCGGKQDAHMQLLCDECNMAFHIYCLNPPLATIPDDEDWYCPTCKNDTSEVVKAGEKLKASKKRAKMPSATTESQRDWGKGMACVGRTKECTIVPSNHYGPIPGVPVGTTWKFRVQVSEAGVHRPHVGGIHGRSNDGSYSLVLAGGFEDEVDRGDEFTYTGSGGRDLSGNKRIGEHSFDQTLTHMNRALALNCDAPLNDKDGAESRNWRAGKPVRVVRSSKGRRISKYAPEEGNRYDGIYKVVKYWPEIGKCGYLVWRYLLRRDDLEPAPWTPEGLERIKKLGLMIQYPPGYQAVMANKSKKEAVARPGRGGRSKHHSGRGRGRGRGRGRPRKEHKMEKAAEEEDEAYEHLMAAVEEDEEEAPQSNGNQKTSKDSDWSPASEPPLKRVKVEEAFVLSEQQQQLIGEDTANKKLWDEALGHLAEGPNFLRKMEQIFMCVCCQELAFQPVTTVCSHNVCKTCLQRSFRAEVYTCPACRHDLGKDYVMAQNKTLQVLLDQFFPGYTKGR